The following proteins come from a genomic window of Galactobacillus timonensis:
- a CDS encoding ATP-grasp domain-containing protein yields the protein MANFVFISPNFPETYYQFPLAWKRMGQTALGIGDEPWDNLSSQMKDALSEYYQVTNMEDYDQMYRAVAWFAHKHGKIDWLESNNEYWLVQDARLRTDFNITTGDKSDTVMRFKTKSGMKKYYEEAGCPTARWHLVSTLEKGRAFIKEVGFPVIVKPDSGVGASATWKISNNKELEEFYSVPRSIQYIMEEYVPGYIQSFDGITDQNGDIIFETSHIFPVPIMDVVLASGESWYYSVRQVPQDLKEIGEKVIHAFGIKGRFFHTEYFRLSEDKPGLGKKGGLVGLEVNMRPPGGYTTDMMNFANDINIYGAYASMAMGDTEPVKTNRPYFCVYVGKRSELRYEHSMADVYRRYGQNICMHDTMPFILRNDLGDEFYIARFADEKEMKDFVRFVYEKHVDKPKQPEPQKKESTGTKK from the coding sequence ATGGCTAATTTTGTATTTATCTCTCCGAATTTCCCGGAAACGTATTATCAGTTCCCTCTCGCATGGAAGCGGATGGGGCAGACGGCACTGGGTATCGGCGACGAGCCGTGGGACAACCTGTCCAGCCAGATGAAGGATGCACTGAGTGAGTACTATCAGGTCACCAACATGGAGGACTATGATCAGATGTACCGCGCCGTCGCCTGGTTTGCGCATAAACACGGCAAAATCGACTGGCTCGAAAGCAATAATGAATACTGGCTCGTGCAGGATGCGCGGCTCAGAACCGACTTCAACATCACGACCGGCGACAAGTCGGATACCGTCATGCGCTTCAAGACCAAGTCTGGCATGAAGAAGTACTACGAGGAAGCCGGCTGCCCGACGGCGCGCTGGCACCTTGTCTCAACGCTCGAAAAGGGCCGCGCCTTTATTAAAGAAGTCGGCTTCCCTGTCATCGTAAAACCGGACAGCGGCGTCGGCGCCAGTGCCACCTGGAAAATCTCCAACAACAAAGAGCTGGAAGAATTCTACAGCGTACCGCGCAGCATCCAGTACATTATGGAAGAATATGTCCCCGGCTACATTCAGTCCTTTGACGGCATCACGGACCAGAACGGAGATATCATCTTCGAAACGAGCCACATCTTCCCGGTACCAATCATGGATGTCGTCCTGGCAAGCGGCGAAAGCTGGTACTACAGCGTACGCCAGGTCCCCCAGGATCTGAAAGAGATCGGCGAAAAGGTCATCCACGCCTTCGGCATCAAGGGCCGCTTCTTCCATACCGAATACTTCCGCCTCAGCGAAGACAAACCCGGCCTTGGCAAAAAAGGAGGCCTCGTCGGCCTCGAAGTCAATATGCGTCCACCCGGAGGCTATACCACCGACATGATGAACTTCGCCAACGATATCAACATCTACGGCGCATACGCATCCATGGCCATGGGCGACACGGAGCCGGTCAAAACAAACCGCCCCTACTTCTGCGTCTACGTTGGTAAGCGCAGTGAGCTTCGCTATGAGCATTCGATGGCGGATGTGTACCGCCGCTACGGTCAGAACATCTGCATGCATGATACGATGCCGTTCATTCTGCGCAACGATCTGGGCGACGAGTTCTACATCGCAAGATTCGCAGACGAGAAAGAAATGAAGGATTTCGTCCGTTTCGTCTATGAGAAACATGTCGATAAGCCGAAGCAGCCGGAACCTCAGAAAAAGGAAAGCACAGGAACAAAGAAGTGA